The Pseudomonas sp. MPC6 nucleotide sequence AGATGTTCCGCGTCCTGGTGGATTTCGACGAAGACATTCCGATGGTCGACGAAAGCCTGGAGCAGTTCGCCCAGTTGCTGAAGACCCGCACCTCCGAAGAGGGCATGGCGCCGCTGACCGCCGATGCGGTGGCGCGCCTGGCGACTTACAGCGCGCGCCTGGCCGAACACCAGGGGCGTTTGTCGGCACGGATCGGTGATCTGTTCCAACTGGTCAGCGAGGCGGATTTCATTCGCCAACTGGCGGCTGACGAGATGACCGACGCCGGGCACATCGAGCGTGCTCTCAAAGCCAAGGCCACCCGCACCGGGCGCGTTTCGGCGCGGATTCTCGATGACATGCTGGCCGGCATCATCCTCATCGACACGGACGGTGCCGCCGTTGGCAAATGCAACGGGCTGACGGTATTGGAGGTGGGTGACTCGGCCTTCGGGGTGCCGGCGCGGATTTCCGCCACGGTGTATCCGGGTGGCAGCGGCATCGTCGACATCGAGCGCGAGGTCAACCTCGGCCAGCCGATTCACTCCAAGGGCGTGATGATCCTCACCGGGTATCTGGGCAGCCGTTATGCCCAGGAATTCCCCCTGGCGATTTCCGCCAGTATCGCCCTGGAGCAATCCTACGGTTACGTCGATGGCGACAGTGCATCGCTGGGCGAGGCTTGCACCCTGATCTCGGCCCTGTCGAAAACCCCGCTCAAGCAGTGCTTTGCAATCACCGGCTCGATCAACCAGTTCGGTGAGGTGCAGGCGGTGGGCGGGGTCAACGAGAAAATCGAAGGCTTCTTCCGGCTCTGCGAAGCCCGCGGGTTGACCGGTGAGCAGGGCGCGATCATTCCGCAGGCCAACGTTGCCACGCTGATGCTCGACGAGAAGGTGCTGGCCGCGGTGCGCTCGGGGCAGTTCCATGTCTATGCGGTACGCCAGGCCGACGAGGCGCTGAGCCTGTTGGTCGGTGAGCCGGCGGGTGCACCGGATGAGCATGGCGAATTCCCTGAAGGCAGCGTTAACGCGCGGGTGGTGGAGCGTTTGCGCGTGATCGCGGAAATGATCAGCGAGGAAGATCTCAAGGAGGCCGAGAAAGAAGCGGCGCAGGAAGCACTGGTCGAGGCCAAACCGGCCTGACATAGGGCCCCTGTAGGAGCGAGGCTTGCCCGCGAAGAACCATAGCGCGGTTAAACAGGCAAACCTCGTCGCGGCCTTCGCGGGCAAGCCTCGCTCCTACGGGTGCCATCACTCTGACGTCAATATTCACACAATGACCATTCGGCGCCTTTTGGTCTTACTTGACGTGTTAGTCAGACTTTTCTTCTATGATCAGCTCAAGGATATCGACAGTAATCACTGGATCGAGACAGCCTTCCCGTGGGGGCTGAATACCGGATCTACCGAGGGCCGCCGCCATGTCGCGCAACCTCTGCCTCACCCGTCAATGCCTGGGTCTTGTGACCCGTATCGAATGCGCCATCCGCCCATTGGCGGGGGATACGGGCATGTGGACCTTGCTTTTCGCCGCTGGAATGGCCGGCGAACAACCTTCAGCCATCAAAGCCCAGGGCCCGTTTCATGGCCCCTTCGTGGCTGAATCAATCCTCGACACCATTGTTGAAAGCCTGACCCTGCATGGTTACGAGCTGGCTGATGACCCGCAAATCTGGTGCCTGCACCTGCAAGCCCAGCTGCGGGAAATCAATGGTGGCCGTTCGCGCAATCTCGGCTTCGAGTTCCGGCCCGACCGCTGAGAGGACTATTGGGCAAGGTCAGCCTTGTCCAGTTTGACCTCGAAACCGTATTGCACGGTGACGAGGTCAGTGCGCTGGTAGGTTTCCAGTTGGGTGGGCTGGCCGTAGAAGTAATGCACCTCGAATATTGCCGGGCCTTCTGCGCTCGCGTCGTGACTGACCGACAGGATCTCCTTCAGATAATGGCCGCTGGCGTCCCTGGCGAAAAAACGCCAGTCCTGGGCGGGGAACGATTTCGAGTCGACCACCAGTGTGTTGCCTTTGAGCTTCAGTCCTTTGGGCAGTTGCTGGGCGTCGATGGTTTTCTTGTCGACGGTGGCCATGAACAGGGGAAAGGAGCCGACCGCGTAGGCCGGTGTTTCCGGAAACAGGTTCAGGTCATAGGTGATCGTGCCGCGCGGGGGGTCGACCTGATAGGCCTGCGGCGGCAATTCGATCGGTCCATCGCGTTTGCCGCTGGCGTCTTCGGTAAAGAACGTGACCGGGCTATTCCTGGCGTTCAAGGCGGTGCCGAGCAGTTCATCATTGAAGCTTCTGGGATGATCGAACTCAATGCGCGCGGCACTCGGGTCATCGACGGATTGACTGATGCTGACACTCTTTTTCAGTTGTTCCTCGCCCAGCGTGGCTCCCTGGAGCCAGGTCGGGGCCTGGTCGTCGTACACCACCACCGGTAACGTCAGCGGCTGGACGGATTTAGCCGTGGTGTGCCGGTCGAAGCGGCGTACCGGCAAGTTCAGGTTCTTGCGGGTCACCGTGGCAGCCGAAAAATCCAGCACGCTGACTTCCAGCGTCTCGATCGGCCCGTTGAAGTACACCTTGGAGTAATGCTGTTTCTGTTGCTGCTCAAAGGCGCGTTGCTCGTCATCGAGCTGTTTTTCGAATGCCTCGCTCCAGGCCTTCTGCTGTTGCATATTCGCCAATTGCTTTTGATAGAAGGCTATTTGCGCAGCGGTTTCATTGATCGAGCCCGAGCGCGCGAGAAATTGCCCGGTGCTGTCTTTGGCCTGGACGATCAGCGGGTTCAACGCGGTGTCGCTGAGCTCGGCGGCCAGGGGCGCGCTGTTGCTGAATTCGATTTCGGCGTAGTTGCTGTCCAGTTTCAGCAGGGTGACGCTGAGGTTGTCGTTGGTACGGGTCTGACCCACGTCCTTTTGCGTCAGGTCGAAGCTGTAGAGCCGGCGCGGCGCAATGACTTCCACTTTGCCGTGCAGAGTCACCGGTTGTGGCTGGTTCTTGTTTTCGACGTCCAGGCCATCGATGAAAGGGTAAGTGACCGTCAGGTCATCGGGGTTGGTCAGGTTGGAGCTGGAGGGACTGAGCTGAATGCCAGGATCGGTTTCCGACCATTCCGGCTGGAACGGGATGACGCGCTTGTTGCTCAGGGTTACCGACTGCCATTCCACGGCGTGGGGAAAAACAAACGCGGCAGGGCTGTTGAAGTTGAAGGGGAACACCGGCTGCAGATCGGTCAGGTAGTCGGAGCTGGAGTCTTTGTGCAGCACGAACAGACCGTTGATGTAGGTGTCGACCAGATCCTGTGGCGTCGGGTAGTGCTTGAGCACGGCGAGGACGTCTTCGTCGTATTCGGTTTCCACAGGTTTGCTCTCGAGCTTGAGCTGGGCACGTTCGAGCAACAACAGTGAACCACCGAGTTCGGCCACGGCATTCTTGAGTTTCGGATCCTGAATCGCGTCCAGAGACTTCTCGAACTGCGCCGTCTTTTCCTCGAGGCTGACCGGGAGCTTGGCATCACTGGGTGAGCACCCGCTCATCAGCAGGGCCAGGCAGATTCCGGCGCTCGTTAAAGGCAATCGCACATCCATTTTCCCGTTTTCCTGTCCGATGTCGCTGAGCTGTCAATAGTTTGGACACTAGCAGAAAAACCTTGTCACACACGCGCAGGTTACGGATTTTTCGGTTGTTTCTGGGTGTAACAGGTGGCTGGTATACTCGCGTCCATTTCCAGCCCAACTGTGAGATTCAATGGAACGCTTTATCGAAAATGCAATGTATGCCTCCCGCTGGCTGCTGGCGCCGATCTATTTCGGTCTGTCCCTTGGGCTGTTGGCCCTGGCGCTGAAATTCTTTCAGGAAGTGTTTCACGTCATCCCCAACGTGTTCTCGATGGCCGAATCGGACCTGATTCTGGTGCTGCTGTCGCTGATCGATATGGCGCTCGTTGGCGGCTTGCTGGTGATGGTGATGATTTCCGGCTACGAGAACTTCGTGTCTCAACTGGATATCGACGACCACAAAGAAAAGCTCAACTGGCTGGGCACCATGGATTCGTCTTCGTTGAAGATGAAAGTGGCGGCCTCCATCGTGGCGATTTCCTCCATCCATCTGCTGCGGATCTTCATGGATGCCAAGAACGTCGACCCCGAGCATTTGCAGTGGTACGTGATCATTCACATGACCTTCGTGGTCTCGGCTTTTGCCATGGGTTACCTGGATAAGCTGACCAAGCACTGAGATCGCACCCCCCCCCTGTAGGAGCGAGCTTGCTCGCGATGGTCGTCAACGATAACGCTGGAACCCTGACACCCAGCGGCGCCCTCAGGTTTTTCGCGAGCAAGCTCGCTCCTACAGGGGAGGTGAACCAGACGAACGGTATCGTTGGTGGCTTGTGCTTTGGTGCACCGAAGCCTATCCCTGTAAGGATCCTGGCTCCCCACAGTGTGAGGTGTGTTCATGAACCTGCAAGAATTGAGTGCTTATGCCATCGCCGGCAAAGTCGAAGAGCTCAACCTGATCTCGATGGAAGGGGGGATCTATCTGCTGGAAGCGCGCATGCACGGTGCGGCTTATCCCCTGAGCGATGCACGAGGCCAGGCCTTTCACCTGCGTTCGGTCGAGCACGCCCGTGAAGTGCTGCATGCCTTTCCCACCTTGCCGTTCAACCTTGTGCACACCTCAGTGCATGACGAAATGTGCGGGCTCGTTGCCAGTTCGGAAGAAAGCCTGAAGGTACCGATCGCCTTCCGTACCGGGTGGCAGCACTGACCCCCCTGATCAACGCGATGGCATCTGTGCTAGTCTGCTGGCCCTTTTTTGTGAAGGGCTTTTCTGAAAGTGCCATGTGAAAATTGACCTTTCAGGATGCCCCCCAGCGGAGCAGTGTCATGTCCGAAGTAAATCTGTCCACCGACGAAACCCGCGTCAGCTACGGTATTGGCCGTCAGCTGGGCGACCAACTGCGCGACAATCCGCCACCGGGCGTCAACCTGGATGCGATCCTGGCAGGTCTGACCGACGCTTTCGCCGGCAAGCCAAGCCGTGTGGGCCAGGAAGAAATGTCCGCCAGCTTCAAGGTCATCCGCGAAATCATGCAAGCCGAAGCGGCAGCCAAGGCTGAAGCAGCGGCAGGCGAAGGCCTGGCCTTCCTGGCTGAAAACGCCAAGCGCGATGGCATCACTACCCTGGCTTCCGGCCTGCAATTTGAAGTGTTGACCGCAGGTGAAGGCGCCAAGCCATCCCGTGAAGACAGCGTGCGCACTCACTACCACGGCACGCTGATCGACGGCACTGTGTTCGACAGCTCCTACGATCGTGGCCAGCCTGCAGAATTCCCGGTTGGCGGCGTAATCGCTGGCTGGACCGAAGCCCTGCAACTGATGAACGCCGGCAGCAAATGGCGTCTGTACGTGCCGAGCGAATTGGCTTATGGCGCTCAAGGCGTTGGCAGCATTCCACCGCACAGCGTACTGGTATTCGACGTCGAACTGCTCGACGTTCTGTAAGCCTTGCTGATTACCTGTAGGAGCGAGCTTGCTCGCGATGGGCGTCAACGATAACGCGGGCATTCTGAATGAACGCGGTGTTTTTGAGTTTCTCGCGAGCAAGCTCGCTCCTACAGGGGTTTTGGGCGTTTCTCATATTTCGATCTTATGGTTCAGATCGCTGGTCGGGCGCAACGCCCTGGCATAGCAAAACAGAAACAGATTGCGCACCAGCTCCTTGAGCACCACCGGCTCACTGGAACTCAAGCCGTCGACGTCCAGGTCACCCTGATCCTGCAGCTCGTTCAAGGCTTCCTCTTCAAGCACGGCACACACTTCCCCGGTTTCCCGATGCAGAATCCTGAGGTAAGGGTGCGGGCGGTCCAGCCAGGCGTCGATCAAATAAGTCATGGTTCTCATCTCGTTTGAAGGTTTCAATGAGAATAATTCTTATTCGTAAAATAGCAAGCGCCTATTGGCCGTTTGTGCTTTTTTCCAGATGAAGATTGCGTCAGGTCAAAACGGCTGGCGTTTGGCTATTGCGAGGCAATAAAGGGTGAGGCGGCTGAGGGAGAAGCACCATCCCGCGCAGGGCGCGGGACGGTAATACAGCAGGATCAGACTTTTCTGACGAACTCGGATTTGAGTTTCATCGGGCCGATGCCGTCGATCTTGCAGTCGATGTCGTGATCGCCATCGCACAGGCGGATGTTCTTGACCTTGGTGCCGACCTTGACCACCAGCGATGTGCCCTTGACCTTGAGGTCCTTGATCACGGTGATGGTGTCGCCATCCTGCAGGACGTTACCGACCGAATCCTTTTTCACGGTGTCATCGGACGCTGCTTCCACTTCGCCGCCGGCGGACCACTCGTGGGCGCACTCGGGGCAGATCAGCTGTGCGCCGTCTTCGTAGGTGTATTCGGAATTGCATTTCGGGCAGGGTGGCAACGTGCTCACTAAAGCTCCTTGGATTGAGGACCGCTAAAAGTCGCACATTATATAGGGTTTTAGGCGTCGTAGGAGCCGGCTTGCTGGCGAATGCATACACCACGGTGTTTCAGGAGCATCGGCGTGATGCATTCGCTGTAGGAGCCGGCTTGCTGGCGATGCAGACGCCACGGTGTTTCAGAAGTACCGTGGTGATGCATTCGCCAGCAAGCCGGCTCCTACGAAGGGCGGTCAGTGCGTGCGGGCTACTGCAAATTCACTTAGCTCGACCAGCGCATCCCGGTACTCGCTGGCAGGCAGCGCGTCGAGGCATTTGATCGCACGGGTCACGTAGTCGCGGGCTAGCTGCGCGGTGTACTCGAGGGAGCCGGACGCTTCAACGGCCTCGCGGATGCTTTCCAGGTCTTCGATGCCACCTTTCTGGATCGCCTTGCGCACCAGGGCGGCCTGTTCCGGCGTCCCTTCGCGCATGGTGTAGATCAGCGGCAGGGTCGGCTTGCCTTCGGCCAGATCGTCACCGACGTTCTTGCCGAGGGTCTCTGCGTCCCCTTTGTAGTCCAGCAGGTCATCGACCAGCTGGAAGGCGACACCCAGGTGATCGCCGAAGGTGCGCAGCGCTTCACTCTGCTCCGGTGTGGCTCCGGCCAGGGCCGCGGCACTGTGGGTCGAGGCTTCGAAGAGCATCGCCGTCTTGCCGCGGATGACTTCCATGTAGGTTTCTTCGGTGGTGCTGGCGTCACGGACCTTCGACAGCTGCAACACTTCGCCTTCGGCGATGATCCGCGTGGCTTGCGAAAGGATCTTCATCACCGGCATGGAGCCCAGTTCGACCATCATTTCGAAGGAGCGCGAATACAGGAAGTCGCCGACCAGCACGCTCGGAGCGTTGCCCCACATGGCGTTGGCGGTCGAGCGGCCTCGGCGCATGCCGGACATGTCGACCACGTCGTCATGCAGCAGGGTAGCGGTGTGCAGGAACTCGATAGTCGCGGCCAGCAGGCGCATGTCATCGCCTTCGCGACCCAGGGCCTTGCCACACAGCAGCACCAATAACGGGCGCAGGCGCTTACCGCCGGCCGAGGTAATGTAATCGCCGATTTTCGACACCAGCGGCACTCGGGACGTCAGCTGCTTCTTGATGATGCCGTCGACGGCTTTGAAATCGTCCGCCACCGCGCGGTAGAAAGCTTGGGGTTGCATCAGAGACAGTTGCTCCAGAAGGGTTGCGCGGCATGCTAGGACCCACGTCGGCGGGTGTCAAGGCGCGATGGACGGCCTCTTGCATCGCCCAGTCAGCTTGCGTACAATCGCGCACCCTGAACTTCCTGGGCAGCACCTGCCTTACGCAATTGCAAACAGGCCTTCCAGCCTTATGCAGCCATGCCAGCCAATACCTCTTCTTATAAAGAGCTGGGTGAGCAGGATTATCGGAGAAATACCATGTCGTACGCAGTAATTGTTACTGGTGGCAAGCAATACAAGGTCGCCCCAGGTGAATACCTGAAGATCGAAAAACTGGAAATCGCTACCGGCGAATCCGTTACTTTTGATCGCGTTCTGTTGGTCGCCAATGGCGATGACGTGAACATCGGCGCTCCAGTTGTTGCTGGCGCTACCGTTGTGGCTGAAGTGATCTCCCAAGGTCGTCACGATAAAGTCCGCATCATCAAGTTCCGTCGTCGTAAGCACCACATGAAGCGTATGGGCCACCGCCAGTGGTACACCGAGATCAAAATCACCGGTATTCAGGCTTAATTTCAGCCTAATTCCTCACTAGGAGAATTGACTCATGGCACACAAAAAAGCTGGTGGTAGTACCCGTAACGGTCGCGACTCAGAAGCCAAACGCCTTGGCGTGAAGATGTATGGCGGCCAGGTTATCATTCCGGGCAACATCATCGTGCGTCAGCGCGGCACCCAATTCCACGCCGGTTACGGTGTTGGCATGGGTAAAGATCACACTCTGTTCGCTAAAATCGACGGCGTGATCAAGTTTGAAGTAAAAGGCGCTTTCAATCGCCGTTACGTAAGCATTGTCCCGAAGACTGACGTCGTCGCGGCATAATTACGTGGTTGCTGGAAAAGCCCTGTCTTGCGACGGGGCTTTTTCGTTTGTGGGGTGAGTCTCTTGCAAAGCTGTTTGTAATGGGCTCCAGCGCTGGCTTTGCGGTCGTTGATTGAGGTCGCTGCGCTCATTTTTGCAAGAGTCTTATGTCTAGATTTTTTCGGCTCGTCCGTATGGCGAGAGGCGTTTTGTTATGAAGTTTGTTGATGAAGTATCGATTCGAGTAAAGGCCGGTGACGGCGGCAACGGTTGCATGAGCTTCCGTCGCGAGAAATTCATTGAAAATGGCGGCCCGAACGGCGGCGACGGTGGTGATGGCGGCTCGGTCTACATGATCGCCGACGAAAACCTCAACACCCTGGTGGACTACCGTTACACCCGGCACTTCGATGCCGAGCGTGGTTCCAACGGCGGCAGCACCGACTGCACCGGCAAGAAAGGTGAAGAGCTGGTGCTGCGTGTACCGGTCGGCACCACTGTTATCGACGCGGGCACCCAGGAAGTGATCGGCGACCTGACCAAGGCTGGTCAGAAGCTGCTGGTGGCTCATGGCGGCTGGCACGGTCTGGGCAACACCCGTTTCAAGTCCAGTACCAACCGCGCTCCGCGTCAGACCACTCCGGGCAAGCCGGGTGAGGCGCGTGACCTCAAGCTGGAAATGAAGGTGTTGGCTGACGTCGGCCTGCTGGGCTTGCCGAATGCTGGCAAAAGTACCTTCATTCGGTCGGTGTCGGCTGCCAAGCCGAAAGTCGCCGACTACCCGTTCACCACGCTGGTGCCGAACCTTGGCGTGGTCAGCGTCGATCGCTGGAAGAGCTTCGTGGTCGCGGATATTCCGGGTCTGATCGAAGGCGCTTCCGATGGCGCGGGCCTGGGGATTCGCTTCCTCAAGCACTTGTCGCGTACCCGTTTGCTGCTGCACCTCGTCGACATGGCGCCACTGGATGACGCCAGTGCCCCGGATGCGGCCGAAGTGATCGTCAGCGAGCTGACCAAGTTCAGCCCGTCCCTGGCCGAGCGCGACCGTTGGCTGGTGCTGAACAAGTGCGACCAGATCCTTGAAGAAGAGCACGACGCTCGCGTCAAGGAAATCGTCGACCGCCTGGAGTGGACGGGTCCGGTCTACGTGATCTCGGCCATCTCCAAGCTGGGTACCGAGCGTCTGTGCCACGACATCATGCGCTACATGGAAGATCGTGCCGATCGCCTGGCTAACGACCCCGTCTACAAGGAAGAGCTGGCCGATCTCGATCAGCGCATCGAAGACGAGGCCCGTGCCCAGTTGCAGGCCCTGGATGACCAGCGCGCCCTGCGCCGCAGCGGTGTGAAGTCGGTCCATGACATCGGCGACGATGATTGGGATGAAGAAGATGTGGATGACGAAGACGGTCCGGAAATCATTTACGTGCGTGACTGATTCGTTGCGATAAACTTAAGCGCCGCTCACTGGAGCGGCGTTTTAGTATCTGGAAATCGATCGTTGGTCACGAATAACCACGATTAACGTCACGGGCAGTGCCAGGTCGCGCTGTCCTCAAGCTAAGGTTGAAGATGATGCGGAGCAAGGTGGCAGGTGCGCAGCGTTGGGTCGTGAAAATCGGCAGCGCTTTGCTGACGGCGGACGGCAAGGGCCTGGATCGCGCGGCAATGGGGGTCTGGGTCGAGCAGATGGTGGCGTTGCATGAGGCTGGCGTCGAGCTGGTGCTGGTGTCTTCCGGGGCGGTAGCGGCGGGCATGAGCCGCCTGGGCTGGACCGTGCGACCCAGTGCGATGCACGAGTTGCAGGCGGCTGCCGCCATCGGCCAGATGGGCCTGGTGCAGGCCTGGGAGTCGAGCTTTGCCGAGCATGGCCGGCATACCGCGCAGATTCTCCTGACGCACGATGACCTGTCTGACCGCAAACGCTACCTGAACGCCCGCAGCACCTTGCGTGCGCTGGTCGAACTCAAGGTTATCCCGGTCATCAACGAGAACGATACCGTGGTCACCGATGAGATTCGATTCGGCGACAATGACACTCTTGCGGCGCTGGTGGCCAATCTGGTCGAAGCTGACTTGCTGGTGATCCTCACCGATCGCGATGGCATGTTCGATGCCGACCCGCGTAACAATCCCGATGCCAGCCTGATTTACGAAGCCCGTGCCGATGACCCGGCGCTGGATGCGGTGGCCGGCAGTACCGGTGGTGCGCTGGGGCGCGGTGGCATGCAGACCAAATTGCGCGCTGCGCGACTGGCGGCGCGCTCCGGTGCGCACACGATCATTGTGGGCGGGCGCCTGGAGCGGGTGCTGGATCGCCTCAAGGCGGGCGAGCGCATCGGCACCTTGCTGTCGCCTGAGCGCGGCCTGCTGGCGGCGCGCAAGCAATGGCTGGCCGGGCACCTGCAGACCCGCGGCACGCTGGTGCTGGATGCTGGCGCGGTGACGGCGTTGTCCCAGGGCAACAAAAGTTTGCTGCCGGTGGGCGTCAAGCTGGTCCAGGGTAGCTTCCGACGTGGTGAAATGGTGGTCTGCGTTGCGCCGGACGGTCGTGAAATCGCCCGTGGCCTGGCCAACTACAGCGCGCTGGAGGCACAAAAAATCATCGGTCAATCGTCTGAGGCGATTGTCGGTCTGTTGGGTTACATGGCAGAGCCGGAACTGGTTCACCGCGATAACCTGATCCTGGTCTGAAGGAATACCTGAATGCGCGTGGCAAAAGGATGGTTGGGCCTGCTGTTGGCGATGCCGCTGCTGGCCTCGGCCGAGGAAATCGGTCAGGTGTCGACGGTGTTCAAGTTTGTCGGCCCGAACGACCGTATAGTCGTCGAGGCATTCGACGACCCGAAGGTGGAAGGCGTGACCTGCTACCTGTCGCGCGCCAAGACGGGCGGGGTGAAGGGCGGTCTGGGGCTGGCCGAAGATCGCGCCGAGGCGTCGATTGCTTGCCGTCAGGTCGGGCCGATCAGCTTCAAGGGTGAGCTGAAGGATGGCGACGAGGTGTTCAAGGAGCGCACGTCGCTGGTGTTCAAGACCATGCAGGTGGTGCGCTTCCTCGACAAGAAACGCAATACCCTGGTGTATCTGGTGTACAGCGATCGCTTGATTGAAGGCAGTCCGCAGAATGCGGTCACTGCAATCCCGATCTTGCCGTGGGCGCACGTTCAATAAGCTGGCGAAGATCCAAATTGTGGGCGCGGGCTTGCTCGCGAATGCGGTGTGTCAGGCGACATTTTTGCTGGCTGATACACCGCATTCGCGAGCAAGCCCGCTCCCACATTTTTTTTGCGCGGGGCTTGTTAAATCGCAGGCAATAAAAAACCGACCCGGAGGTCGGTTTTTCAACAAGCTTATCGCTTATGCGGCTACAGCAAGGTTCAGAGCCTTGACGTGACCGTTCAGGCGGCTCTTATGACGAGCGGCCTTGTTCTTGTGGATGATGCCTTTATCGGCCATACGGTCGATAACTGGCACGGCCAGAACGTAAGCAGCTTGGGCTTTTTCAGCGTCTTTTGCGTCAATGGCCTTAACTACATTCTTGATGTAGGTACGAACCATGGAACGCAGGCTGGCGTTGTGGCTGCGACGCTTCTCAGCCTGTTTTGCACGTTTTTTGGCGGAAGGTGTGTTGGCCACCGTCGAGCTCCTCGAAAGACTTTTTAGGAAATAGCAAACAAAATAGGCCGCGAATCATGCCGATGAGTTGATGTCTTGTCAAGGGCGGTTGAGACGTTCCGCTAAGTGGTAGGTATAAAGAGGCGGGATATTTATTTCCGGCGCTTGACCTGTAAACTCGCGAGCTTTGGCTCTGTGCTGCTGCGGCGCGGAGTATCGCATAAGTGGGCGCTTTGTTCGCCTGCTGTTTATCGACAGGCACAAACTCTTTCAATGAATCTGCTCAAATCGTTGGCCGCCGTCAGCTCTATCACGATGATTTCCCGGGTTCTGGGGTTCGTCAGGGACACTCTAATCGCACGGGCATTTGGTGCCGGGATGGCGACCGACGCCTTCTTTATCGCCTTCAAACTGCCCAATCTACTGCGGAGGATCTTCGCCGAGGG carries:
- a CDS encoding polyprenyl synthetase family protein, translating into MQPQAFYRAVADDFKAVDGIIKKQLTSRVPLVSKIGDYITSAGGKRLRPLLVLLCGKALGREGDDMRLLAATIEFLHTATLLHDDVVDMSGMRRGRSTANAMWGNAPSVLVGDFLYSRSFEMMVELGSMPVMKILSQATRIIAEGEVLQLSKVRDASTTEETYMEVIRGKTAMLFEASTHSAAALAGATPEQSEALRTFGDHLGVAFQLVDDLLDYKGDAETLGKNVGDDLAEGKPTLPLIYTMREGTPEQAALVRKAIQKGGIEDLESIREAVEASGSLEYTAQLARDYVTRAIKCLDALPASEYRDALVELSEFAVARTH
- the proB gene encoding glutamate 5-kinase yields the protein MRSKVAGAQRWVVKIGSALLTADGKGLDRAAMGVWVEQMVALHEAGVELVLVSSGAVAAGMSRLGWTVRPSAMHELQAAAAIGQMGLVQAWESSFAEHGRHTAQILLTHDDLSDRKRYLNARSTLRALVELKVIPVINENDTVVTDEIRFGDNDTLAALVANLVEADLLVILTDRDGMFDADPRNNPDASLIYEARADDPALDAVAGSTGGALGRGGMQTKLRAARLAARSGAHTIIVGGRLERVLDRLKAGERIGTLLSPERGLLAARKQWLAGHLQTRGTLVLDAGAVTALSQGNKSLLPVGVKLVQGSFRRGEMVVCVAPDGREIARGLANYSALEAQKIIGQSSEAIVGLLGYMAEPELVHRDNLILV
- a CDS encoding zinc ribbon domain-containing protein YjdM; amino-acid sequence: MSTLPPCPKCNSEYTYEDGAQLICPECAHEWSAGGEVEAASDDTVKKDSVGNVLQDGDTITVIKDLKVKGTSLVVKVGTKVKNIRLCDGDHDIDCKIDGIGPMKLKSEFVRKV
- a CDS encoding DUF6482 family protein, with product MNLQELSAYAIAGKVEELNLISMEGGIYLLEARMHGAAYPLSDARGQAFHLRSVEHAREVLHAFPTLPFNLVHTSVHDEMCGLVASSEESLKVPIAFRTGWQH
- the rpsT gene encoding 30S ribosomal protein S20, with protein sequence MANTPSAKKRAKQAEKRRSHNASLRSMVRTYIKNVVKAIDAKDAEKAQAAYVLAVPVIDRMADKGIIHKNKAARHKSRLNGHVKALNLAVAA
- a CDS encoding TIGR00645 family protein is translated as MERFIENAMYASRWLLAPIYFGLSLGLLALALKFFQEVFHVIPNVFSMAESDLILVLLSLIDMALVGGLLVMVMISGYENFVSQLDIDDHKEKLNWLGTMDSSSLKMKVAASIVAISSIHLLRIFMDAKNVDPEHLQWYVIIHMTFVVSAFAMGYLDKLTKH
- the rpmA gene encoding 50S ribosomal protein L27, encoding MAHKKAGGSTRNGRDSEAKRLGVKMYGGQVIIPGNIIVRQRGTQFHAGYGVGMGKDHTLFAKIDGVIKFEVKGAFNRRYVSIVPKTDVVAA
- the cgtA gene encoding Obg family GTPase CgtA; this encodes MKFVDEVSIRVKAGDGGNGCMSFRREKFIENGGPNGGDGGDGGSVYMIADENLNTLVDYRYTRHFDAERGSNGGSTDCTGKKGEELVLRVPVGTTVIDAGTQEVIGDLTKAGQKLLVAHGGWHGLGNTRFKSSTNRAPRQTTPGKPGEARDLKLEMKVLADVGLLGLPNAGKSTFIRSVSAAKPKVADYPFTTLVPNLGVVSVDRWKSFVVADIPGLIEGASDGAGLGIRFLKHLSRTRLLLHLVDMAPLDDASAPDAAEVIVSELTKFSPSLAERDRWLVLNKCDQILEEEHDARVKEIVDRLEWTGPVYVISAISKLGTERLCHDIMRYMEDRADRLANDPVYKEELADLDQRIEDEARAQLQALDDQRALRRSGVKSVHDIGDDDWDEEDVDDEDGPEIIYVRD
- the rplU gene encoding 50S ribosomal protein L21, with amino-acid sequence MSYAVIVTGGKQYKVAPGEYLKIEKLEIATGESVTFDRVLLVANGDDVNIGAPVVAGATVVAEVISQGRHDKVRIIKFRRRKHHMKRMGHRQWYTEIKITGIQA
- a CDS encoding CreA family protein; the encoded protein is MRVAKGWLGLLLAMPLLASAEEIGQVSTVFKFVGPNDRIVVEAFDDPKVEGVTCYLSRAKTGGVKGGLGLAEDRAEASIACRQVGPISFKGELKDGDEVFKERTSLVFKTMQVVRFLDKKRNTLVYLVYSDRLIEGSPQNAVTAIPILPWAHVQ
- a CDS encoding FKBP-type peptidyl-prolyl cis-trans isomerase; its protein translation is MSEVNLSTDETRVSYGIGRQLGDQLRDNPPPGVNLDAILAGLTDAFAGKPSRVGQEEMSASFKVIREIMQAEAAAKAEAAAGEGLAFLAENAKRDGITTLASGLQFEVLTAGEGAKPSREDSVRTHYHGTLIDGTVFDSSYDRGQPAEFPVGGVIAGWTEALQLMNAGSKWRLYVPSELAYGAQGVGSIPPHSVLVFDVELLDVL